A window of Chryseobacterium shandongense genomic DNA:
TTACGTTGAAATTAATCATCCAATAGAGAGTCCCGAAGGGACGACCTAAACCAGCATTGGCCGTAAGTCCAATGAAAAAAAATGTTAAAACATAATATCCAATAAAGAGTCCCGAAGGGACGACCTAAACCAGCATTGGATGCAAATCCAATGAATAAAAATGTATTGAACATATTATACCATAAAGAGTCCCGCAGGGACGACCTAAACCAGCATTGGATGCAAATCCAATGAATAGAAAATAAAATTCCATATCAAAAAAATCGGCAAAAATTTTAATTTTTGCCGATTTTTTTTATTCATCAGTGGATTTCAATGCCCATGCAATAAGGGGAGCCTGCATAAAAAGCCTTGCAAATCTTTGATTATCGGTGTTTAATCCGAAAGAATCACGTCTGTTTTTATATTGGGCAATATTTCCCGGAAGCACCGCTGCAAAAAAGCCGGCTACAATTTTTCCCATTGTGTTCCTATACTTTTTGGGTGTTACAATCACTGCCGTTCCCAATGCTATTTCAGCAATTCCGGAATAGACAACCGTATCATCCTTATCCAGAGGAACCCATTCGGGAACCTGGGCCTGAAATTCTTTTCTTGCAAATGTGAGATGTCCGATTCCTGCTGTAATGAGAAATGCCCCAAGAGCAACTCTCGAAATGTTTTTCGTTTCCATAATAATAAATTTATGTGATAAAAGGTGTACCATATCTTAACCAAAATTCAGACCACGGCTAATGCAATTAGTCTTATGTAGTAAATAGAACCTCTTAAAAATGAGCTCCTCTTCTGAAATTTGAGAAAAAGTATTAAATTTAGCCAACAGAAAATCTAATATTTCATGATAGATAAAAGAGTAAAAAATGCAAAGGAAGCCATCGAAGGCATTAAAGACGGAATGACATTAATGTTGGGCGGATTTGGACTTTGTGGAATTCCTGAAAACTCGATTAATGCACTGGTAGAA
This region includes:
- a CDS encoding DoxX family protein, which encodes METKNISRVALGAFLITAGIGHLTFARKEFQAQVPEWVPLDKDDTVVYSGIAEIALGTAVIVTPKKYRNTMGKIVAGFFAAVLPGNIAQYKNRRDSFGLNTDNQRFARLFMQAPLIAWALKSTDE